TCCAGGTGAGCGTCGGCCCCACGGTCGCCGACCGAACCGAGCGCGTTCGCGACCGACAGGCGGCGGCCGACGACGTCACCGTCGCGATCGGCGCAATCGACGCGGACGCGACGCGGCTCGACGCCGACGACCGACCCGCCACGCTCGCGGCGCTCGAGGCCGTCCGCGGTCTCGAGGCGTCGCCTGATCACGTCCTCGCGCTCGCGGGGCTCGTGGCCGCCGGCGTCGAACCCGGCGCCGGCGAGAGCGAGTGGGTTCTCGAGACCGCCCGATCGCAGGGCCTGGTCGATCGCCGGCCGGGCGTCGCGGGGCCGACGACCGATCCGGTCGACGGCCTCGCCCACTCGACGCGCCTTCGCGCGCCCTGGTCGGGCGACCTGAGCGCGACGCGGACAGCGCTCGAGGAGCTCGGCGTCGACCTCGCCGCGCCGGAGGAGTTCGACGCGGACGCACGCCGGACGATCGGCTCCGCCGTCGCCCTCGATATCGTCGGCGACGACGAGGCGGTACCGGCCGCGGCCGAGACGGTCCAGCGCGTGCTCCGGCCGTACGCGACGCCCGACGCTCCGTTCGCGACCGTCGGCGGCTACGCGGACGTCCTCGAGGCGACCGCCCGCACCGAACCGGGCACCGGCGCCGCGCTCGCGATGGGCCACGACGCCCGCGAGCCGGCGCTGGACGCCTGGCGCGAGCACGGCCGACGCGCCCACGCGGCCCTCGAGGCCGGCTCGACGGGACGCTACGACGGGCTGTTCGTCGTCGGCGTCGACGACGGCCCCGTCGAAGCGGTCGCCCGGATCGCCGCGGCCTACCGGTCGCCGGAATCGACCGTCCTCGCCGTCGACGACGGCGAGGCGGCGATCGCCACCCGCGGCGGCGAGCCGCTGGGGGCGACCGTCGAGGCGGTCGCGCGCGAACTCGAGGAAGTCGGGATCGAGGGGGTCGCCTACGACGGCGGCCGCCGCCGCGGCTACCTGCGGTACGATCCCGCCGTGGACGAGTCGACGCTCATCCAGATCGTGAGGGACCGACGATGAGTCGGCGCGCGACCATCCGAACGCGCCACGACGACCCCGAACTCGTCGCGCGGGCGCTTCGCCCGGACAACACCGACGAGATGGAGACGGTCGTCGAGCGCGACGGCAACGAGACCGAGACCGAGGGCGCCGTCGTCACGCACATCGAACGCGAGACGACCGGCGGCCTCCACTCGAACGTCGACGACTACGCGGTCAATCTCGAGGTGGCGATCGACGTGGCCCGCTCCGGACGGGACCGACGGGAACAGCGCGAGCAACCAGCGGACGCGGGGAGCGCGTCCGATGCGGACAGCGACACTACAGATACATCATGAGTGAACGATCAGTTTCACGCGCGAAACAGGAGAAGCGGTGGTACACCGTCCTGGCACCCGAACAGTTCGACCGCCAGGAACTCGGCGAAACCCCCGCTGACGAACCGGAAAAGGTCTACGACCGAACCATCGAAACGACGCTGGGCGAACTCAACAACAACGCCAGCGAGAACAACACCAAGCTGACCTTCAAGATCACCGACGTCGGCAGCGACTCGGCGTACACGGAGTTCGTCGAGCACTCCCTGACCCGGGACTACCTGCGTTCGCTGGTCCGACGGGGCGCCTCGAAGGTCGAGGCGTACGTCACCGTCCTCACGACGGACGACTACCGCGTCCAGATCCAGCCCGTCGCCTTCACGACCAAGAAGGCCGACGCGAGCCAGGAGAAGGCCATCCGCAACCAGATGGTCGAGATGATCGAGGAGGCCGCCGCCGAGCGCTCCTTCGAGGAACTCATCGACAGCGTCGTCGAGGGTCGACTCTCCTCGGGGATCTACGGCGAAGCCAAGACGATCTACCCGCTGCGCCGCGTCGAGATCCAGAAGGCCACCCTCGAGGCCCACCCCGAGGAAGTCGCCGAAGAGGAAGCGACCGCGGTCGACGTCGACGAAGACGACGTCGCGGCCGAATAAGCGGCCCCGGATTCGTATCCGGACTCGAGTTTCGCCGCGAATCTCGAGGTTCGCCCGTCGAACCGCAAACCGAGAACCGAGAATCGAGATCGATTTTTTCGCCGTCGTCGAGATACCCGTGGAGTCCTACGAGCGACTGGGTTCGAGTCTGATCCTGCTCGAGTAGCCCGAGGATGAGCGCGAGCAAATCCAGGCGCAGGTGCCCGAGTTCGACGGGCCGTCGATCGAATACGCGTGGCCGCTCTCCGACACCGACTGCGCCGGCACTAGCGCGGCCAGTCGGACTTTCCTCGAGGAAGCGGACGACGATTCGGTCATTCGAAATGCGAACGGTTTCGGCCTCGGATTCGTCGCGGGCGAATCGCTCGCTTCGCCTTCGTCTGAACTCCGAAAGGCATCGCGCTGAGCGGTGCGCCAGTCGGAGACACGTTCGGTGTGCGCGGTTGCCACAACACCCGTTGTAACTATATCAACAAACTGTTATATGCAAGCGGATCGTTCCGGTCTTGCTGTGAACGACCGACTGTCGAATCTTTTTCAATCCGCCGACGACGTCCCGCGTACAGTCCGGACGGCACGCGTCGCAAACGGTATCGCGTTCGTCATCCTCGGTGCGATCTTCGCGACGTGGGCGGTCCGAATCCCGGCCATCGAAACGCTCCTCCGCCTCAGTAAGGCAGACATCGGTATCGCGCTCCTCGGACTCGCCGTCGGAAGCGTTCTGGGCCTCATCGCCAGCGGCGTTCTCGTCGCCCGTTACGGTGCCAAAGCGGTCGTCCGCCTCGCGATCGTCACCTACTGTCTCCTCCTCCCGGTCATCCCCCTTTCGGGAGGTCTGTACTCCCTCCTCGCCGTTCTGGCCGGGTTCGGGTTCGGAAAGGGCCTCCTCGACGTCGCCGCAAACACGCAAGCGCTTCACATCGAACGGGTCTACCCCCGACAGATCATGGGCGGCTTCCACGCGCTCTACAGCGCCGGCGCACTCCTCGGTTCGCTCGTCGGTGCCCTCTTCACCGGCCTCGGGCTGAGCGCACGGGCTCACTTTCTCGTCCTCGCGGCGACCTTCCTCGCGATCGGCCTCGCTGCGAGCGTCTGGCTCCTCCCTCCGGACGAAGACGACGCCGACGAGACGGATACCGAATTCGCACTTCCCTCCAGAGAGATACTCGGATTCTGCCTCATCGGGTTCTGCGCGCTGCTCGTCGAGGGGATCGCGAACGACTGGAGTGCCGTCTTTTTGGAGGGGGCGGCCGGCGCACGTCCGGCGGTCGCGGCGCTCGGATTCGCCGCGTTCGCGCTGGCGATGACGCTCGGTCGGTTCGCCGCCGACCGCGCCGTCGATGCGATCGGCCCCCGGCGGTTCATTCGGCTGACGGTAGCTATCTCCGCCCTCGGAGTCATCGTCACGCTCGTCCCGATCCCACCCGTCGCGCTTCTCGGTTTCGGGATCCTCGGCTTCGGGATCGGCGGCGTCGCCCCGGTCAACCTCAGTCTCGTCGGCCGGGCCGACCTCGAGCGATCCTCGGAATCAGCTGTCGCCGCCGTCTCGACCTCGAGCTACGCCGGCTTCGCAGTCGGCCCGGTCGCAATCGGGCTACTGGCGGACGCCACCTCGCTCCGAATCGCCTTCCTCCCGGCGATCGGCGTTGCCGCCGTCATCGCGACACTGACGTTCACGCTCCCCGGGAGAGGCGGATCATCCCCAGCAGTACGCTCGGACTAGACGGGACGGATATCCGTCGCCTCGGAGAGTTCTTCGACGACGATACGGTCGGCCGCGATATCCTCGATTGCCGCGCCGGGCCCCCCGACGGTGTATCGTGTGTCGTCGGCTTCGAAGACGACGGTGGCCTTCGCCGCGAGTTCGAGCAGCGTCGCGGGAGTTTCGTCGCGTGTACCCGTGTACTCGACGGCGACGAACTCGCCGGAGAGTGAGAGTCGCCGCCCGTCCGCTCTCGACCTCCCGATTACGCGGCCCCGGATCGTCGCGCCGGCGTCGAGGGCGAGTTCGATGCCGCGCACGCAGTCGGTTATTTCGACGAACGTGAACGGGGCCTCAGCACTGCGCGCATCGTGGACGACGTCGTAGACCTCGCGGAGCCGAGTGAGGAAGTACCAGTGGAACGCGTAAGCTGTCGCGTAGTCGTCGACGAGGACTCCGTATTCGTTCGTCCGACGGCCGCGAGTCGCGTAACACGCTTGCTGCCGGTCCGCCAATAGGAGAAACGGGCCCGGAAGTGTCCGTCGCCGGACCTCGTGACTGATCCCCCGAAGCTCCTCGGAAGCCGGCGGCGTCTCCTCGGGTGGAACGAACAGGGACAGATGGATTCGAACGCCGCGCTCGTAGGCCGCTCGAAGCGCGGAGCGGAGGCGCTCGACCTGCGTGTCCGTCGCGGCGAGTTGAAGGTGGTTCTCGGCGTTCGAGACGACCGTTCGGGCGTGGTCGAAGACGGTGCGAAATCGCCGAACGACGCTCACCTCGCCTCCCAGTTCGTCGGGAGCTTCGTAGCGATCCTCGATGGCGTTGATCGCGTTCTCGAACCGGCTGACGGTCGACCGAAGCGAGGAGAGCGCGTCGCTCGGATCGACGGGGTGAGCGGTGAGGGTGTCTCGGTCGTAGAGCGTCACGTAGCCCTCGTCTTCGAGGGATCGCAGAACGTCGTAGATACGCGCTCGCGGCACGGCGCTGGCCGTCGCGAGTTCGCTCGCTGACGACGGCCCGGTTTCCAGTAGCGAGATGTACGCGTCGGCCTCGTACGGCGAAAACCCGGCTTCGTTCAGTATCGTGCGAAGCTCGTCTGACTCCATTCGCGGAATACTCCGTCGTCCAGGTGCCTAACTCTTGAGACGATCCGTCTCGCTACCCGACGTATCCGCCGCGACCTGAATCGGGCGGTACCGATCCGGCGGCCGTTCGTATTCAGCGTATTCGTCGCGACGGCGATCGCGCGGTCGCTGTCCGTTCCGTTACTCGCTCGACCGCTGCCGAACGGTTCACCGCTGCTCTCGCTTTTAACAGTCCGCGTCCCGTACGGCCGCCCATGAGTTCTCGCTCGAGCGAAAGCGACCGCGATCCGTCCGTCCGTTTCGACTACGACCCGGCGACGATCCGCTTCGGCGCCGGTAGCGTCGACGATCTCGAGGCCGAACTCGAGGCTCAGGGTGCAGAGCGCGCGCTGGTCGTCTGCGGCTCGACGGTGGGGGAGACGCCGACAGTGATCGAGCCGGTGAAATCGGGGCTGGGAGACCGGCTGGCCGGCGTGTTCGACGAGACGTCGGCGGCGAAGCGGCTCTCGACGGCGCTGGCGGGGCGCGACCGCCTCGAGGCCGAGGACGCCGACGCGATCGTGAGCGTCGGCGGCGGCAGCAGCCTCGACGTCGCGACGGTCATCAGCGTCCTCGCGGCCAACGGCTACGGCCCGGCGGCCGCCGGCCGGGAACTCGCCGAGACGGGGACGCTTCCGATCCCCGACGAGGGGCTGGTGCCGATCGTCGCGGTGCCGACGACGCTCGCGGGCGCCGACCTCTCGACCGTCGCCGGCATCGCCGCCGATCCCGACGAGGGACCCGTCGACGAGCCGGTCAGCGGCGGCGTCTCCCACCCCGACCTGATGCCCGCGGCGGCGGTCTACGATCCCGAACTGGTCGCGACCACGCCGGACTCGGTCCTCGCCGGCTCGGCGATGAACGGCTTCGACAAGGGTATCGAGACGCTCTACGCCGCCAACGCGACGCCCGTGACCGACGCGACGGCCAGACACGGCCTCGAGAAACTCGAGGACGGCCTCCGGGCGTTCGGCGACGGCGACCGCGACGCGGGGACCTTCGAGACGCTCCTCGAGGGGCTCGTCCTCGTCCAGTACGGCATCTCCCGACCCGGCGAAACGACGCTCTCGATCGTCCACGCCTTCGGCCACGGGCTGACGGCCGGCTACGACGTCCAGCAGGGGGCCGCCCACGGGATCGTCGTCCCGCACGTCCTCGAGTATCTCTTCGAACGGGATGACGTGGACGCACGGGCGGGAATGCTCGCGAACGCGCTCGGCGTCGGCGACGCCGCGGACCGCGGTGCGGCGGTCGTCGAGGCGGTCGCGGAGATTCGGGACGGGCTCGACCTCCCCGCGCAGTTGCGCGAGGTCGACGGCCCCCGTCCCGAGGAGTTCGCCGCCGTCGCGGAGGCGATCCTCGACGACGCGTTCATGGCGAACGCGCCGCCGGGACTCGAGCCGTCGGTCGAGGAGATCGAGAGGATCCTCGAGTCGGCGTGGTAGACGCCGGTTCGTCGGTGCCGGCCGGGCGTTCGAACGAGCGGGCGTCAGGCGTTCGGTTCCGATGCTGACGGATTCGAGGCCGCCGGTGCCGACGACTCGGGCGACTCGGACGATTCGAGCGACGACGGCGGTTCGACGCCCCGACGCGGCGGTCGCAGCCCGTCCTCGAGCGGCGAGCAGAGCCACGCCGCGTAGATCGCCGCGATCGTCGTCCCCGCCGCGACGACGAACAGGACCGCCGGCGCCGCGAGGTGGACGATCCGGAGCACGGAGAGGCCGACCCCGCCGCCGAGAAAAGTGCTCACGGCGACGGTGCGCAGTTGCTCGGGAATCAGCGAGAGGACCCGCTCGCGCCAGTAGACGGCGTAGCAGAACCCACAGAGCGCGCCGAGGACGACGGCGGCCGGGTGCGCCGTCGGTAACGGAACGCCGGTCTCCCGGGTCGCGAAGAAAGCGAATACCGGAAGGGCGACGACGAGTTCGACGAGTTCGCCGCGGCGACCGTCCGGCGTCGTCCACCCGTCCTCGTCGCGGAACCACTCGCGGAGCGAGAGCATCGGTCTCGCTATCGACGTTCGAGCCGTCGTGTTACTAATCTAACGATCGGTCGGTTCTCGAGGTACCGACCGAGTTCGGCCCCGAATAGCGACCCCGGAGCCGCTCACTCCCGAACGACCGGGTCGGGGAACGCCGCGAAGAAGGTCGATCCCTCGCCGGGCTCGGAATCGACCCAGATGTCGCCGCCGTGGCGCTCGACGATCCGCTGACAGAGCGCCAGCCCGATGCCGGTCCCGTCGTACTCCTCGCGGCTGTGCAGCCGTTCGAACACCTCGAAGATCCGCTCCCGTTCCCCGGGCTCGATGCCGATCCCCTCGTCGCTGACCGAGACGATCCACTGCCGCCCGTCCCGTCGGGCCGTGATCTCGACCCGCGGCGGCTCGTCGCCGCTGTACTCGAGGGCGTTCGTCAGCAGGTTCTGAAACAGCTGGTGGAGCTGGTTTCGGTCGCCGGCGACGGTCGGCAGGTCGCCGACGTCGATCTCGGCGTCGGACTCCGCGATCCGGAGTCGGAGATCCGTCAGGACGTCGTCGATCACGGCCTCGAGATCGACCGGTTCGAACGGCTCGCCCCGCGTCTCGATCCGGGAGTACGCGAGCAGGGCCTCGATCATGGCCTTCATCCGCTCGGCGCCGTCGACCGCGAACTCGAGGAACTCCTCGCCGTCGTCGTCGAGTCGGTCGGCGTACCGGTTCTCGATCAGTTGCAGGTAGCTCGAGACCATCCGCAGGGGCTCCTGGAGGTCGTGGCTGGCCGCGTAGGCGAACTGCTCTAACCGCTCGTTGGACTGCTCGAGGCGCTCGATCGTCTCCTCCAAGGTCACTTCGTAGCGCTTGCGCTCGAGTTCGTACCGGACCCACTGCCCCATCAGGTCGAGGAACGTCCGCTCGGACTCGGTGAAGGGCTCCTCCCGGGGCGCAGTCGAGACGAAGAAGAACGTCCTGTCGAGGTCGTCCGCGATCGAGAGCCGCGTGCCGAGGTATGACTCGACGCCGAACTCCTCGTAGGCCGCCGTCCCCTCGAACCCGGTGGCTTCGGGATCGGTGATCGACGCGGTGTCGGTCGCCGCGTCGTCCCCGGTCGCGTCCGTCTCGTCGGCGAACACGCGACAGTAGGTCTCCGAGAGGGAAACCTCGGCGCCCGGTCGGAGGTGCTCGTGGTCGCCGCTGACGGCCTCGACGACGAACCGGTCGGTCTCGGGGTCGATCCGGGCCAGCCCGCCGAGCTCGAGGTCGAACCGGTCGCAGCCGAGTTCGAAGACGGACTGGAGCTTCTCGTCGAACGACCGGTCGGGATCGGACGCGATCTCATACAGGCGGCGCTGGGCGCGCTCGCGTTCCTTGCGCTCGCTGATGTCGCGGACGATCGCGAGCATGCACGGTCGGCCGTCGACCGTGATCTTCGACGCCGAGAGCTCCGCCGGAATCGGCTCGCCCTCCTTCGGGAGACAGCTCAGCTCGTCCGTCCAGCCGGCCCCCTCCTCGAAGACGGTGTCGACGAACTCGCGGAACGCCTCCATCTCGTGGGGATGGCAGGCCGACGGCCCGAGCTCGAGCAGTTCCTCGCGGGAGTAGCCCAGCATCTCACAGCCCGCCGGGTTGGCCTCGAGGATCTCGTCGGCGTACGGGTCGTTGATGAAGATCGCGTCCTGGCTGTGCTCGAAGATCTTCCGGAACCGCTCGGTCGCGCGCTCGAGGGCCGCGTTCCCGACCGTCCGCTCGCGCAACGTGGTCGTCATCCGTTCGACCTCGCGAGCGGGGCGATCCGGGCCGAAGAACTCCGCCGGAGGCGTGTAGTAGACGTTCCGTGAGACGACGCCGTCGTGGACGAGCAGCGGGTGCGTGCGGATCACCTCGTGGACGACGTCGGCGGGGAATCGCTCGCGGTTGTACTGACAGCAGACGGCGTACGGCTCGCCCTCGTAGATCGAGTTGAGAATCGCCTCGTACTCGACGAGGTGATCGAGGTCGGTATCGCCGTCGTTCAGGGCCCACGTCATCTCGGCGGTCGCCCGGATACCCGTGAAGTCGTCTTCCTCGGTCGCCTCCGCGAGCGACTCCTCCCAGAACCGCACCATCGCGTTGCGGTCGAACTCGCCGGTCCGACGGTAGGTGTCCGCGGGCGTCACCACCGAGAGCGCGCCCGACTCGAGGGCGTCGTCGACGTCGATGCCGTACTCCCGCATCGCCGACAGGACGTCGGCCCTGTCGTTCTCGTCGGCGATATAGAGACAGCGCTCGCCGCGCTCGAGCCCGCGGCGGACGAAGGGAATCACGGCGCTGAACTGCTCGTCGCGGTCCTCGTAGAGGAGCGCGACGTGATCGGTCGAATCGTCGTGATCGTGATCGGACTCGTCAGGGGACTCGACCCGCCCGTGAAACGCCGGATTCTCCCGGGAAGACTCGAGATCGGAACCGATTCCGAGCGCCGGCGATCGCTGGCGGTCGTCGCGATTCGCCCGCTGGTTCATTGGTACCTACTACTCGCGGTCGCCCATAAAATATGAGGGGCGCGTTTCGAAGTGAACTATCGTTCAGTAACGCCCGCGGAAACCGTTCACTCGTCCACGTACGACGGGCGCTCGGCGTACTCGATCGGATCGCGAACGCCGATGTTCCGGAACGCCTGCAGGCGGAACGCGCAGGCGTCGCAGGTGCCACAGGCCGGCTCGTTCTCGCGGTAACAGCTCCAGGTGTGTTCGTAGGGGACCTCGAGGTCGACGCCGCGCTCGGCGATATCCGTTTTCGACCACTCGACGAACGGCGCTTCGATCGAGATGTCGGTCTCGGGTTTGGTCCCGACGTCGACCACGTTCTCGAAGGCCTCGAAGAACTCGGGACGACAGTCCGGATACCCCGAGAAGTCCTCGCTGTGGGCGCCGATGAAGACCGCGTCGCAGTCGTTGGCCTCGGCGTAGGAGACCGCCATCGCGAGCAGGTTCGCGTTCCGGAAGGGAACGTACGACGTGGGAATCTCGTCGCTCTCCATGTCGGCGTCTTCGACGGCCATTTCGTCGTCGGTCAGGCTCGAGGCGCCGATCGCCGAGAGGTGACCGGTCTCGATCCGCAGGAAGTCCGCGGCGTCGAGTTCGTCGGCCAGTCGGCGGGCGCACTCGAGTTCGCGGTCCTCGGTGCGCTGGCCGTAGGAGGTGTGCAGGGCGTAGATCTCGTAGCCCCGGTCGCGGGCCTCGTAGGCGGCGGTAGCGCTGTCCATCCCTCCCGAAAGGAGGACGGCGGCGCGTTTCTCGGTCGATTCGTCTCCGTCGGTTGCGGTGGTCGCGTCGGTCATCGTAGTGCTCGTGGTCGAACGGTCGTCGGTCGCTACGTCTCGGGCGCGTCGTTCCAGAGGTCGACGTGGAGCCGCGGGGTGTACCGGAAGCCGTGCTCCATCGCGAGGTCGGCGACGCGGGTGCGGGTCTCCGCGAGGCGCTCTCGAGTCGCTCCCTCGGGCATCAGGAGGACGTCGTCGTCGCGGATCGGCACGTCCGCGACGTCCCGGAGCTCCGCGAGCAGGTCGAGGATCTCCGGCATATCGTCGCCGTCGGTGACGACGAACTTCAACTGGAACTCGTAGTCCTCGACGAGCCCGGCCAGCGTCTCGAGGTCGATCCGGTCGCGCTCGTGGCGCTCGGCCCACCGCTCCGCGTCGGCCTCGTCGGCGTCGGCGGGCGCGCGCTCCGGCGTCGGCGTGCTGCTCTCGAGCTTCGGGCTGATCGAGGCGAGGTCGATCGGCGCGTCGCGGTGGATCGTCCCGTTGGTCTCGACGGTGGTGTGGTACCCCCGATCGTCGAGCGCCTCGAGCAGCGCGACGCTCTCCTCGTGGATCAGGGGCTCGCCGCCCGTGAGCACGACGTGGTCGGCGTCGTGGGACTCGATCTCGGCGAGGATCTCCTCGAGGCCGAGCCACGCGTGGGTCGGCTCCCAGGAGGTGTGGTAGGAGTCGCAGAACCAACACCGGAGGTTACAGCCGCTCGTGCGGACGAACACCGACGGGACGCCGGCGAGGGTGCCCTCGCCCTGCAGCGAGTAGAACAGTTCGTTGATCGGGAGGCCGTCGTCGGGACGCTCACCGCGGGTTCCCGCACCGTCTCGAGCGTCGGCACCCTCGTCCTCGCCGTCCCGGTCGACGGAGTCGGAGACCGGCATCTCAGAACCGGCCGCCCCCGCAGAGTTCGCTGGTCTCGTTGACCTGCACCCGGACGTCCGAGACGTTCTCGGGGAGCGCAGCCACGAGTTTCCGTTCCAGGAGCACGCTCATCACCTCCGCCGTCGGCGGGTGCTCGAGGACGACGACCGCGTCGCCGTCGCCCGAGGCCTCGAAGGCCTCGATCAGCGGATCGCCCGCCTCGAGGAGGAACCGGTGATCCCACTCGTCGATGACGTCGGTAATATCTCCCTTGTCGGCGACCCAGCCTTCCGCGGCGAGCTCGCCGACGACGGTGACGGCGACCTCGTAGTTGTGGCCGTGCGGGCGCGCGCACTTGCCGTCGTGGTGGCGGATCCGGTGGCCGGTACTGATCCTGATCGGTCGGTCGTGGCCGACCCGGAGGACGCGTTCGGTGCCGGCGACGGGGTCCTGCTCGCGGCTCGCGGCGTCGCCGCTCGCTCCCGCCGAGGTCTCGTCGGTCGCGGCCGCTGGATCGGGTCCGTCGGACGGTTCGGTCATACCACAGTATTCCCGCGGGATTACTTAAGGATGACCGAACCGTCGACGGCGATCCGTTCGGACGACCGTCTACTGACGTCGACTCGAGTCACGGAGTAAAACGAACGTTCGACTCGTCGGTCGAGTCCGACCGACGTCTCCCATCCCTGGTTCGATTCGTCGATCCTCGGTCGCTCGAAACGGTTCGGCTAGTCCCTGAGCTGGTCTTGCAGTCTGTTCTTGGCCTCCGTTCGACGCTTTTGAGAGAGCTGCGGGCGATCCTTCGAGAAGTCGACGTCGATCTCGTCCAAGGTTCGCCGGTAGATATTCGTGCGTCGTCCCTCTTCGGAGAGCTGTCGCCCCTCGCAGGTCAACAGTCCGGCGTTGACGAGTTCCTCGATGCGCCGATAGCACGTCGCGATCGGAATCTCGATGTCCTCGCTCAAGGCCTGTGCCGACTTCGGTGTTCCCGCGGCGCAGAGGATCTCTGCGCTGTACTTGT
This portion of the Haloterrigena gelatinilytica genome encodes:
- a CDS encoding winged helix-turn-helix domain-containing protein → MSQSRTDGAEVDSSAILSALGNKYSAEILCAAGTPKSAQALSEDIEIPIATCYRRIEELVNAGLLTCEGRQLSEEGRRTNIYRRTLDEIDVDFSKDRPQLSQKRRTEAKNRLQDQLRD